The genomic window TAACTCATCGGGGCTCAGGTCAACATCAACGGTTTCGTGAAGACCCATAGGGGAAAGAGTGCCGCTAGCTATGCCCTTACCACTGTCCCAAATGCGCAACCTCATGCTGCTGGCCAGGTTGCACTCCTGTCATCCACCAAGCGCGCACATTGCCTGAACCAGCCACGATCACCAGTAACGACGGCAAAATGGCCCAGCGATGATCCATAACGGACGGCACAGCCTCACCGCCAGGATGCGAATGGGCACTGCCCAACACCTGCCAATTGTGCTCTCTGGCAAAGCGTTGAGCCTGCAACTGTTCACGAGGATCCAAAGCAAAGCGACACTTGCGTGATGGCAGCAACTCAGCCCCAAGATTCGGATCAAGCGAGCCTTCAGGGAGGCTTGACATTCCCGGCTCCCATACATTGCAGCAGGGCCAAATCAGCCGAACATTCCAGATACTGCAGCCTTTATCACTATTAGAATCATCTTGATCACCCAATAAAAGAGCACATCCCTCAAATGGCGCCACAGCCAATAAGCTGCGACGAAGAACCATCAGGCAATTACGATCAAACTCCAGCAGCCCTGGCATAACAAAGATCCTTTCGATACGCTCGGCAAAGATTTGCCATCGGTTTCGTGTTCATGAGCGACATCAACACCGTGACAAACGAACAATCCACCACAGAAAAGACCACCACAAACAGCGTTGATAACGCAGATCAGGAGATTAAATTCTCAGAGCGTTACAGCGAAGCCG from Prochlorococcus marinus str. MIT 9313 includes these protein-coding regions:
- a CDS encoding M67 family metallopeptidase produces the protein MVLRRSLLAVAPFEGCALLLGDQDDSNSDKGCSIWNVRLIWPCCNVWEPGMSSLPEGSLDPNLGAELLPSRKCRFALDPREQLQAQRFAREHNWQVLGSAHSHPGGEAVPSVMDHRWAILPSLLVIVAGSGNVRAWWMTGVQPGQQHEVAHLGQW